TGGCGATAGACCGCCGCCAGCATGCCGATAAAATATACCAGCGCGCCCGATGTCAGCGCGCTTGAAACGGCAGCGGTCAGCACTTGCTGCACACCGCCCCCGGTGGTCAGCACCAGCACCACGCCCACCAGCATCATCGCAAGCCCATAGATCACCGCAAACAGCAGCCCGGCAAGCATGAGGAAGCCCAGCAACCGGCCCGAATTGCCGCGCGTCAACGCCCACGAACGGCGCAGCGCCTGCACCGGATTGCGCTCTGCCTCGATCGCCAGCACCGGCGCCACCAGTGCCATGCGCAGGCTGCACCACACCATCGCCACGAATGCGGCAATCACCACGAATGCACCCAGCACCTGAAGGCCGGTCAGCGCCGCAAGGCTCACCAGTACCAGAAAGGCCATGCCCAGCGTACCGCCGACGATGATCTGTGCCAGCACATAAGGTCCCAGCGCAGAAAATCCGCGCCGGATCGCCTGGCCCACAGTGGGCCGCGCAGGATCGGTCATCACGATCAGCATCGTCACCGTGCCGGCCATCTGCAGCAGCGTCACCACGATCAGCAGCGGCAACGAAGATGTCCACGCTTCGGCGATGATTTCCATCATCTCTCCCGGCGGCGTGCCCGGCGCCATCTGCGGTTCGGGCACGAACACGGAAAAGGCTAGGCCGGGAAGCAGGAAGAACACCCCGGCAATCGCCAGCAGCATGTCGCGGTTGGTCGAAACGAGGCGCGTCGCGGTTTTCCAGGCGAGGCTGCTGTCCAGTCGGAGTGTCATGCACCTTTGATAGCAGCGCTTGCCCCCCGATGTCGAACCCCCGATTTGCGCGATCTGCGTTGCGTCACCCCTTGAAAGCCGGGCCATGTCGCGCCATGCCCCGATCATGGCCGCAACCGACACGATCGAGATCCTGTGCGAAAGCGCGCAAGTACCCTACCGGGAAGCGCTCGATGCCATGACCCTGCGCAATGCCGCGATTGCGCAAGGCACCGCGCGCGAACTGGTCTGGTTGCTCGAACACCCGCCGGTCTATACTGCGGGCACCAGCGCCTCGCCCGATGAACTGCTCGATCCGCGCTTCGAAGTCGTCTTCGCCGGACGTGGCGGGCGCTATACCTACCACGGTCCCGGCCAGCGCATTGGCTATGTCCTGCTCGATCTCACGCGGCGCGCGCGCGATGTTCGTGGTTTCGTTCATGCGCTCGAAGGGTGGGTGATCGATACCCTTGCCGATTTCGGCGTCGAATCCTGGCGCGTCGAAGGTCGCGTGGGCATCTGGACAAATGGTTCTGACGGGCGCGAGGCCAAGATCGGCGCGATTGGTGTGCGTATCCGCCGCTGGGTGACGATGCACGGCTTTTCGGTCAACCTCTCGCCCGATCTTTCGCATTTCGGCGGCATCGTTCCGTGCGGGATCGAGGAATTCGGCGTCACCAGCCTTGCCGCGCTGGGTCGCGACGTTACACCTGCCGCGTGGGACAAGGCGCTGCTCTCGCGGCTCGACAGCTTCCTTGCCCGGCTCGATACACCCTGTCCTTCCGTGATTACGCCACCGGAGTCCGCATGAACCCTCGTTTTCGCTCCGTCGTCCTGTGCTGCTCGCTCGCGCTGCTGGTTGTGGCCTGCAACAAGGCCGCGGATGAAAGTGCTGCCGAATCCGGCTTGGGCGAAGTGCTGCCCGGCTCAATTTCCGATGCGATGATCGATCTCGATACCTCCACCGCATCGCCGCCCATGGCCGCCGTCAGGGAGCCAACGAAAAAGGCGGCTTCGCCGTCCTCCAGCAATGCCGCCGCAGAAGTAAAGCCCGCCGCCGAAACTGCGGAACAGGACCTGGCCGGATCAACCGATACCGAGTAACTGCCTGGCCATCCGCAGATGCGGCTGGTCCACCATGCGCCCGGCATATTGCAGCGTACCTGCGTGGGGATTGGCGGCAAACAGGGCAACGATGGCCTCGGCCTCGGCCAGTTCGTCTGGCGTCGGCGCGAAGGCGGCATTGATGATGGGTATCTGTGCGGGGTGAATCGCCAGCATTCCGGTGAACCCGTCGGCGCGGGCGGATTGCGCGGCGCGCCGGGTGCCTTCCTCGTCGCGGAAATCGTCGTGCAGCGTGTCGATCGCCCACACCCCGGCTGCGTGGGCGGCCAGCAGGCATTGCGCGCGGACAAACCTGAAGGCATCGGTCCATGCGCCACCTGCGTCGCGCTTGCGGCTTGCACCCAGGACGGCAGACAGGTCCTCGGCGCCCCATGTCAGCCCGCCCAATCGCGGCAGCGGATCATGGACATAGGCAATGATTGTCATCGCCGCACGTGCCGTTTCGCTCACCAGCGGGAGGATGCGGGTCGTGCCGTTGGGAATCCGGTGCCGCTGCTCCAGTTCATAGATTTCGGCGGCAAGCTGGCGCACCTGCTCCGGGCCTTCGCACTTGGGCAGCATCACGCCGTCCGGCGCGCCTGCCATCACTGCCTGCAAGTCGTCGCGCCACATCCCGGTGTCGATTGCATTGATCCGTGCCCAGCGCGCGATCGGGCGGCCTTCGGTCACGTGCTGGCGGTGCGCCGAAAGCCACTCGCGCGCGGTCACCCGCGCTTGCGGCTTGGCGGACGGCGCCACCGCATCTTCAAGATCGACGATCACCGCATGCGCGCCCGTGGAAATCGCCTTGTCCAGCTTTCTGTCGCTGTCACCGGGAACGAAAAGCCAGGATCTGGGCGGCATGCGGTTTATCTCCAGCGATCAGGCCGTGGCGGATTCTGTCGCCCCGGTTTCCTCTGCAAGCGTCGGATAATCGATATAGCCGACTTCGCCGGGGAAATACCACGTTTGCGGCACCCCCTTGTTCGGATTGATCGGCGCGCCGGCAGCGATGCGTTCAACCAGATCGGGGTTGGAAATGAACGGTCGGCCAAAACTGATTGCATCGGCCCGGCCCGCAGCCACGTCGGTGGCGGCCTCATCCGGGGTGTAATCGCTGTTCAGCACCAGCGGCGCGGTATAGATCGAACGGATCAACGCATCCTGCTGCGGAACCTCCGTATTGCCAAAGGTCCCGTGCGGTCCCGGTTGGCGCAGTTCGACAAAGCTGACGCCCAGCTCCTCCAGCACCCGTGCCGCCTCGCCAAAGATCGCGGCGGGATTGCTGTCGTCAACCCCTTGTGAATCGCCATTGGGCGAAAGCCGGATCGAAACCCGATCCTTGCCCCAGACCGAAATCAGCCGTTCCACCACCTCGCGCATCAGCCGTACGCGGTTCTGCGGGGCGCCGCCGTATTCGTCTTCGCGCAAGTTGCTGCCATCGCGCAGGAACTGGTCGATAAGGTAGCCATTGGCGGCATGAAGCTGCACCCCGTCGAACCCGGCCTTCTTCGCGTTTTCGGCGGCGCGGGTATAATCATCCAGCAGCCGCGGCATTTCATCCAGCCGCAGCGGGCGGGCGATTTCATGGTCGCTGGTGCCCTCATTGGTATGTGCATGGCCTGGCGCGCGGGTTGCCGATGCCGAAACGCCCGGCTCACCATTCAGAAACGATGGGTGGACGATGCGCCCCATGTGCCACAGTTGCATCATGATACGCCCGCCGGCGGCGTGAACCGCTTCAGTCACCGGCTTCCATGCGTCGACCTGCTCGTCGGTCCAGATGCCCGGCGCATTCGGCCAGCCAAGGCCTTCGCGGCTGATCCCGGTCGCTTCGGAAATGATCAGTCCGGCGCTTGCCCGCTGGCGGTAGTATTCGACCATCATGGGCGTGGGCACATGATCGCGCGTTGCGCGTCCGCGCGTGAGGGGGGCCATGATCACGCGGTTGGGCAAATCGATCGCGCCAAGGCTGATGGGCTGGAACAGCGGTTCATGCATGCTAGGAGAACTCCGAATGACGTATCGGCGAAACATTTCCAGTTTCGCTTTGAAACTGGATTAAGCGGCGCCAATGACGATTTCAAGTGATGCGGCCCCGCCTTTGCGCCCCGGTCCGATGCATTTCCTTGCGCTGCTGACAGGAAATGTCGCGCTCGCGCTGGGACCATGGTTCGTCCGGATCGCCGATAGCGGCCCGGTTTCCGCAGGCTTGTGGCGCCTTTTCCTCGCTCTGCCGTTGCTCGCGTTGCTGGCCCGCACCAGACGCGAACCGTTATGGGGGTATGCGCCGCGGGTCTGGCTGATCCTCATCGGCGCAGGCATGGTCTTCGCAGCTGATCTGGCCAGCTGGCATGTCGGCATCGAAATGACCCGGCTGAGCAATGCCACCCTGTTCGGCAATTCAGGCAGCGTGATCCTGATGGTCTGGGGGCTGATCGCCATGCACCGTCGCCCGCACTTGCGCGAATATGCTGCCGTAGCCATGGCGCTGGGTGGTGCAGGCCTGATGCTTGGCCGCTCGATGCAGATCGATGCGCGGACGCTGGCGGGAGACCTGTTCTGCATTCTGGCCGGGCTGTTTTACGTGGTCTATATCCTGCTGGTGCAGAACGTGCGCGGCCGGATGGGGTCGTGGAACCTGCTGTTCTGGTCCAGCGTGGCGGGCGTCCCGGTGCTGCTGATCACCGCGCTGCTTCTGGGCGAGCCGGTATGGCCGCAGCACTGGCTGCCGCTGATCGGCCTGATGATCGCCAGCCAGATTGTCGGGCAGGGCCTGCTGGTCTACGCGCTCGGCCATTTCCCGCCGCTGGTGATCGGCCTCGTCCTGCTCACCCAGCCCGCCGTCTCGGTCGTGCTCGGCTGGTTCGCGTTTGGGGAAGTCCTCGCTCTGCCCGACGCGATTGGCATGGCGCTGGTCGGCGCGGCGCTGGTGCTCGCCAGAGTTTCCGAACCTGCGGGCGAGGGTAAAAAGGCCTGATTACCGCCAATCTCGACTTATCCTCCCTCGCCTGTTATGTGTGAATCACATAGTCAGAAGGGAAGAAAATGAGCAAAGAAACTACGATCGCCATACCGGCAGATCCGAACGATCCCGAAGACTTTGACGTAAGCGTCGCAGGTGTTGAACGCGCGCTCATGGGCCGCCGTGTGCGCATAATGCGCAACCGGCTGGGTTTGAGCCAGAAGGAGTTCGCCGAAGTTTTCGGCATCCCAGTCAACTCGATCCGGCAATACGAGATTGGCCGCTATATGCCGCCGCCTGCTGTTCGAGCGTATCTCAAGGTGATCGAGGCCGAGCCTGATACGGTGCGCCGGGTGATAGCGGCGGGCTGATTCACCCCGCGAAAGGCTTCGCTCCCAGATCGCCCATGCCCACCGTGCCGCTGGCCATATCGAGCATGCGGTCGAGGCTCTTCTTGGCGGCGAGGCGCAGTGGCTCCTCGATCTCGATGCGGGGGCTGAGATCGCGCAGCGCGATGTACAGCTTTTCCATCGTGTTGAGCGCCATGTACGGGCAGATGTTGCAGTTGCAATTACCGTCAGCACCCGGTGCACCGATGAAGGTCTTGTCCGGGATGGCCAGTTCCATCTGGTGGATGATGTGTGGCTCGGTCG
This genomic interval from Novosphingobium sp. CECT 9465 contains the following:
- a CDS encoding CoA ester lyase; the protein is MPPRSWLFVPGDSDRKLDKAISTGAHAVIVDLEDAVAPSAKPQARVTAREWLSAHRQHVTEGRPIARWARINAIDTGMWRDDLQAVMAGAPDGVMLPKCEGPEQVRQLAAEIYELEQRHRIPNGTTRILPLVSETARAAMTIIAYVHDPLPRLGGLTWGAEDLSAVLGASRKRDAGGAWTDAFRFVRAQCLLAAHAAGVWAIDTLHDDFRDEEGTRRAAQSARADGFTGMLAIHPAQIPIINAAFAPTPDELAEAEAIVALFAANPHAGTLQYAGRMVDQPHLRMARQLLGIG
- a CDS encoding DNA-binding transcriptional regulator — translated: MSKETTIAIPADPNDPEDFDVSVAGVERALMGRRVRIMRNRLGLSQKEFAEVFGIPVNSIRQYEIGRYMPPPAVRAYLKVIEAEPDTVRRVIAAG
- a CDS encoding alkene reductase; this encodes MHEPLFQPISLGAIDLPNRVIMAPLTRGRATRDHVPTPMMVEYYRQRASAGLIISEATGISREGLGWPNAPGIWTDEQVDAWKPVTEAVHAAGGRIMMQLWHMGRIVHPSFLNGEPGVSASATRAPGHAHTNEGTSDHEIARPLRLDEMPRLLDDYTRAAENAKKAGFDGVQLHAANGYLIDQFLRDGSNLREDEYGGAPQNRVRLMREVVERLISVWGKDRVSIRLSPNGDSQGVDDSNPAAIFGEAARVLEELGVSFVELRQPGPHGTFGNTEVPQQDALIRSIYTAPLVLNSDYTPDEAATDVAAGRADAISFGRPFISNPDLVERIAAGAPINPNKGVPQTWYFPGEVGYIDYPTLAEETGATESATA
- a CDS encoding DMT family transporter codes for the protein MTISSDAAPPLRPGPMHFLALLTGNVALALGPWFVRIADSGPVSAGLWRLFLALPLLALLARTRREPLWGYAPRVWLILIGAGMVFAADLASWHVGIEMTRLSNATLFGNSGSVILMVWGLIAMHRRPHLREYAAVAMALGGAGLMLGRSMQIDARTLAGDLFCILAGLFYVVYILLVQNVRGRMGSWNLLFWSSVAGVPVLLITALLLGEPVWPQHWLPLIGLMIASQIVGQGLLVYALGHFPPLVIGLVLLTQPAVSVVLGWFAFGEVLALPDAIGMALVGAALVLARVSEPAGEGKKA
- the lipB gene encoding lipoyl(octanoyl) transferase LipB translates to MAATDTIEILCESAQVPYREALDAMTLRNAAIAQGTARELVWLLEHPPVYTAGTSASPDELLDPRFEVVFAGRGGRYTYHGPGQRIGYVLLDLTRRARDVRGFVHALEGWVIDTLADFGVESWRVEGRVGIWTNGSDGREAKIGAIGVRIRRWVTMHGFSVNLSPDLSHFGGIVPCGIEEFGVTSLAALGRDVTPAAWDKALLSRLDSFLARLDTPCPSVITPPESA